In Coprobacter tertius, the sequence AGGCGCTCTTTGCCAGTCGATGTTATACGGATACTGGCATTTTCCACTGCATAATGGCATCTGGCCTATGTTAGGAGGTATGTTGCTTTTTGTTATTGCGGCACAAAGTTATGCGGTTATTATGATGAGTATTGCCCCTTCTTTGAGGGTCGGTCTCAGTATTGCGGGTTTATTTGGGATTATTGCGATCTCGATTACCGGGTTTTCATTTCCGGTGCCGGCTATGTATGCACCGTTCCGGTTGTTGACCAATATATTTCCGTTACGTCATTATTTTCTGATTTATGCCGATCAGGCTCTTAACGGTATCCCTTTGTATTATTCGAGAATGCACTATATGGCTTTATTACTCTTTGCTGTGGCTTCGTTACCCTTGTTGCCGCGACTTAAGAAGGCATTACAGCGTCAGGTATATGTACCCTAAATATCGGGAAAAGAATAATAAAATTTTTATTATGAAATTATCAGAAAAAATAAAGCAGATAAAAGAAGGATTCTTCGATATATGTTATATATGGAGAAAAGAATATGTCGCGGTTTTTCGTGACGTCGGAGTTTTATTATTCTTTTTTGCACTTCCTTTCGCTTATCCTTTGTTATATGCCTTAATATATAATCCCGAGTTGGTTCGTGATGTGCCTATGGTGGTAATAGATAATGCACGTACTCCTCTCAGTCGTGAGCTTGCGAGGCATATGGATGCGTCTCCCAATGCGAAAGTCATATCTTATTGTGCTAATTTGGATGAGGCTAAGCACTTGATGTATGAAAAGAAGTGCTATGGAATTATGCTTATTCCCGAAGATTTCGAACGTCGAATTATGAGAGGTGAACAGGGTGTTGTTACATTTTATTCCGATATGAGCATTTTGCTCAATTATAAAGGATTTCTTATTGCGCTTACCGATGTAACCATGGATATGGGGACTCAACTTCAAATAGAAGCCTTGGGGGGGGCTACGGCCGAACAGGCCGATATGGCTACGGCCCCGATACCTTATAGCTCGATTACGTTATATAACCCGGAGTCGGGATTCGGTTCGTTCCTTATTCCTGCTATTCTTGTGCTTATTCTGCAACAGAGCCTTATATTAGGAATAGGTATGCTTGCCGGAGGTGTATATGAGCATAAAAAATTGCATCGTTATTATTCAGGTAGAGAACGCATGCACAATAATGTGATGCACATTGTGCTTGGCAAAGCGATTTGTTATTATAGTTTATATATTATTCCAACGGTATATATATTACATGTAGTCCCGTGGATGTTTAGGTTCCCTCAGTTGGGCAACCAATGGGAGATATATGCATTTATGGCTCCCTTCTTGTTATCTTCGGTCTTTTTTGCAATGACATTATCGGTTTTTGTGAGAGAGCGGGAGACGTCTTTCCTGTTATTTGTTTTTACTTCGTTGTTGTTTTTATTTATTTCGGGCATTACGTGGCCGAGGTATGCCATGCCTGCGTTTTGGAAAGCCATCGGCTCTATTATTCCTTCTACATGGGGTATCGAAGGATTTGTCGGTATCAATACTGCCGGAGCCAGTATAAGCGAGGTGAGAGAACCGTTTATAAATTTGTGGATACTCACCGGAGTATATTTCATTACCGCTTGTTTTGCTTACCGATATCAAATTTATAAAGATAAGAAGCGTGGTTTTAAAGGAAATCTTGAACTGGCTAATGATTAGGTAACAGATTTAAAAATATCCTTTTGTAAATATATTTTTTGTGCCCGGACTTGGTTAACAGTTGTTTCCAGTCCGGGCATATTGTATGTATCC encodes:
- a CDS encoding ABC transporter permease, encoding MKLSEKIKQIKEGFFDICYIWRKEYVAVFRDVGVLLFFFALPFAYPLLYALIYNPELVRDVPMVVIDNARTPLSRELARHMDASPNAKVISYCANLDEAKHLMYEKKCYGIMLIPEDFERRIMRGEQGVVTFYSDMSILLNYKGFLIALTDVTMDMGTQLQIEALGGATAEQADMATAPIPYSSITLYNPESGFGSFLIPAILVLILQQSLILGIGMLAGGVYEHKKLHRYYSGRERMHNNVMHIVLGKAICYYSLYIIPTVYILHVVPWMFRFPQLGNQWEIYAFMAPFLLSSVFFAMTLSVFVRERETSFLLFVFTSLLFLFISGITWPRYAMPAFWKAIGSIIPSTWGIEGFVGINTAGASISEVREPFINLWILTGVYFITACFAYRYQIYKDKKRGFKGNLELAND